TCAGCTAAAATTACCTCTGCATGTAACCGGTCTTTTTCACCCAATCCACTACGAAAACCGATAGGTATGCTAACCTCAACGCCTATACTCCAGGTTTTAAAATCACGTTTTCTAACCTGGCTTATGGCTTCACCAAGACCTCCGCTGCGGGTCAATCTTAAGGTGTCATTCCCAAAGATAACATCCTGTGCAGTTCCAGCCAGGCCATTTCCTCCTAACGAACCGACCAGATCCACTTTTGGCAACGCTTCCCAACCAGCTGCTTTTGCACGAGTCCGGCTCACTTCCACATCTTTCTGTGTCGCTTTCAGATCCGAATTATTTTGTAATGCGTGTTGCACCAATATATCCACCTGTACTAATGGAAATTCACTCGGCGGATCATCTACAGTGATGAAGCGTGTCATTCCATTTTCCGGTCTTACTCCAATCAAAGATGCGAGTTGATCGGAAAGTTGATCCAACTGTTCTTCACGTTCGAGTAAAAGTAATTTTTGTTCTGCAAGAAATGTTCTGGCACTTGCAACCTGGTTTGGTCCGATTAATCCGGCATCTGCTTGCAATTTTGTTTCCCGGAGAAAAATTTCACCCTGGTCAAGTGTAAGTTTCCGTACGGCATAATCGCGTTCGGCAGCATAGAGATTCCAATAAGACCGCTCAACTTCGGCGTTTATTGAAAGTACTTCCTGATCCCGGCGAGACTCGGCAGCCTGTAATTCTTGTTCCGCCAGGGAAAGCTGATTTCGGGCGGATATGTGAAATCCTCCCAACAATGGTTGCCGAAACCTTACACTACCAAACGTGGTATATTGGGGATTCAAAAAAGCAAAAGAAGAATTGCTCTTTAAGCGGATCAAATTGAGAGAAGCCTCTAATTCTGTACCGATTGGCAAATCCCACCGCAATCCGGTTTGTGTGCTCATTTGTTTGGTGAACAGGATTGGCGCCCCGGAAAAAAATGAAGCTGTCGGCTGCTCCTGATCCTCGAAATTCAGGTTAAAGAACAATTCCGGGTCAAAAAATCCCTTTTCTTTGCGAACCGTACCACGTGCTGCAAGATATTCGGCGTTCGCTTTTTGAACGGAAGTGGCATAAGCCAAAGCGTGGCGAGTAGCCTCATTAAGGGGTAGGGGAGAGCCTTCTAATTGTTTAAGAATGGTTTGAAGCGCACTATCAGGATTCGCCGGCTGGGTTTGTCCATTTACTAACTGAGTTGTGCCGAAGAGCACAATAATCAGTAGTTGTCTAATAAAAACTAAATGATGGCGATATGGATTAATGATATTATTCCTTATATTGTAATTTGAGATTATTTAATAAAGTTCATTAAAAAGACGAATTCATGGTTGAATTGGAGACAAAACTATCGATCGGATTTTTCAAAAAACGATTTACAATACTCCCTTATAAATAGATGAGTTTATTAAATTATAAGACTGGAAAATATGTGAGGATTATATGAGAAATGCAATATCTAAATGCATCAGGTTGATGATTTTTATTCTCAAAACGGTTATCTTTAAAAGGGATTCCTATTGCAGTTTAGCAGTAAAATTTTATCTGAATTCCGTGTACGGGTGAAATCCATAGTATTTGGGCCAACTATCTAACCTTACATGTATCCATGAGACGCCACCACCTGCAGTGCTCAGCCAAATTGGCCGAGCCGATATTCTTTTTTGCATCGTTTCACCAACGATCTGCCACAAAGCGTGATTCTGCGAATCGGGACCGTTTCGCGTAAATGCCGCGAGATGGGCGTATGCGGAATCGGCTGTTCGCGGAGACGGAACCACGAGCACGGCGTCTTTACCCAAATTTTCGAAGACAACGATTCCTGCACCCGGTTCGTCGGTGGTGAAATAACTTTCGAATGTCTTCGTATCCGGAGGTCGTATTAGTGAAGGACTGTCAAGGAGCACGAATTCGAATGCCCGGTTTACCGTGCTGGAAGTGACAGGCGGAGACTCCCAGCGATAAGCCGAAAAGGGGATTTCAGTTAATAGTGAAATAAAAAACGATCGAAACGATTCATCGTGCTGCCACAAATCCAAAGCGTCGACATAACAAAGCGGCTTTGTGTTATGAGTGATGCTGAACTTATGGACACGACCATCGTTGAGAATGTCAAGTTTGTATTTGAACATTTATGTTTACAACGATTGGTATAAACCACACAATAACCAATAACTTGAGTCTTTCGCCTAGTACATGTTTAAACTTGTGTCTACTTCTATTGTCCATGCTTTAATACCGCCCACCATATTCTTTACTCTGGGGTAGCCCTGTTTGATTAGGTATTGGGTTACAGCGGCAGAACGTTGTCCAGTGCGACAATGAATTACGATTTCTTTAGAAGGATCCAGCTCTTCCAAACGTGAATGGACTGAATTCATGGGAATAAAAAGGGTTTCACTGATTTGAGCTATATCTCGCTCCCAGGGCTCACGAACGTCCAAAATCAAAAAGTCCTCTTCCTGGTCGAGTTTCTGTTTTACTTCTTGAACATAAATCTCAGGCACGGCTATCGTTTCTTGCGTGCCGGATACCCCACAAAATCCTTCATAATCGATGGGTTCCGTAACTGTAGGATGTTCGCCACAAACCAAGCAGTCTGGATCCTTCTGCAGCTTAACTTCCCTGAAAGTCATGGAGAGTGCATCAAATAGGAGCAATCGACCAATAAGAGATTGTCCTGCACCAATAATCCACTTGATGGCTTCTGTTGCCTGCAAGCAGCCCACGATACCGGGTAGTACGCCAAGCACACCTCCTTCGGCACATGATGGCACCAAACCTGGCGGAGGTGGTTCGGAATACAAGCAACGATAACACGGGCCTTCCTTGGCATAAAAGATAGAAATCTGACCGTCGAAACGGAAAATGGAACCATATATATTCGGTTTCCCCTGGAAAACACATACATCGTTAACCAGATAGCGAGTTGGGAAATTATCCGTACCATCAATGATAATATCGTAGTCCTCAAAAATTCTCATAGCATTGCTTGAAGTGAGAGGTTCTTCAAATGTGGTCACTTTGGTTTTTGGACTTATACTCTCTAGTCGCTCTTTTGCAATTTTTAACTTTGGCTGGTTCACATCTTGCGATGAATAAAGAATCTGCCGATGTAGATTAGACAGGTCAACGACATCAAAGTCCACCAGGCCTATATGTCCAACACCAGCCGCCGCAAGATAGATAGAAATGGGACTTCCAAGGCCACCTACTCCAATAATCAGCACCGAAGAATCCTTTAATTTATGCTGGCCTTCCAATCCAATCTCCGGCAATGAGAAATGGCGGCTATAACGAATATAGTCATCTTGTTCAAACACAGAATTGTTCTCTTTTCCACCAGCAATGGACGGGATGATCATTACTTCATCATTTTCTTCCAGCCGTGTCTCCATACCTTCCAAATATCGGATATCCACTCCCCTTACATAGACATTGACGAAATTCCTAAGCTTACCCTCATCACCGTAAAGATGGGCGGCGAGATCCTGATACTGGGAATCAACCTCTTTCAACGCTCCTTTGACAGTATCTGCTGAAACAATTACGGCGGGATGATTGTCCGTAAATCGGCGTAGAGGAGCCGGAATTCTCACGGTAACTTTCATCTTTTGTTCTCCTTCACTTTTGTATTGATGAATTTTACTTCAATGAATTGAGTTCGATCTTGGGAAAGTTCCCACCATCGTGTATCTGTAGTAGATTCTTGATTGACGCTAACAATCAAATAAAGGAAACTCGGGAAAGCCATTTCCAAATCGTATTGTGATGGGACAGCTTGGTGATCGGGATGGGAGTGATAGACTCCTACGAGCTGAAAACCAGACTTATCTGCAAATTTTTCTGCCTCAAGATATTGCTCTGGGTTAATAAGGAATCGGCGGTTACGCTTGTCTGTTCTTTCATTATGCATGGATTTTGCCATTCTCACCTCAACAATTCCATCGATATCGTTTCCATAAAGGAAGCCACAGCATTCCTCCGGATAGATCGAAATAGCATGATCGATCACCTTTTCCATGACCTCACTATGTGTTGATACCTTTTCTGACATCAATTAGCCTCCCATAGTCCAGTTGAAAAATAACGCTCCCCAGTATCGTTAAGGAGCGTTACTACACAGGCTTTTGGTTCCTTTGTCAACACCTTTTCTACAGCAGCCATATAGGCACCGGAAGATTGACCTACAAACAAACCAACCAGGGCAAGTCTATGGCAATATTTCCGGGCTTCATTTGATGTTACTGGAACAAATTGGCTAATAATTGTTTGATCCAGAATATCCGGAACGATATCCTCCGGTTCACCTATGGGTTTTAATCCTTCGATTCCTGGAAATCTCTCCGGCTTTACACTAAGGATGGAGAGATTTTTATTGTACTCATGCAATCGCCTGCCAATACCGGTAATAGATCCACCGGTACCAATACCACCAACAAAGTGAGTTATATCCGGAACTTGATTCAAGATTTCTTCAGCAGTAGATTCGTAATGGGCCAACCAATTATCATCATTGCTATATTGATTTGCCAGGTAATATTTATCGGGTGTTTTTTCATACCTGCGTCGTACTTCCCTGATCGCTTCATCATATCCTTCCAATGGATCTGTAGTAACCACACTGGCGCCATGGGCTTTGATGCGTGCTAATCGTTCCACAGTTGCATTTCCAGGAATGACCAGTTCAACATTATATCCAAGAGCCTGACCGAATATAGCATATGCAATCCCGGCATTACCTGAGCTAGAATCAAGAATAATCTTGTTACCCTTCAACTGACCGCGTGCTACTGCCTGGGATAGCATTCTTGCTATTGGCCGATCTTTCAACGAACCTCCGGGATTCATAAACTCCGCTTTGCCAAATATTTTTGCATTTGGATAACGTTCGGAAAAAATAGTGATAGGAATCATCGGAGTATTCCCTATTAAATCTAATATGCTCATTGCATCCTACGCTTAAAGAAACAAACAATTTTTCTGATCATCAGAAAGCTCACTAACATTCTCTCAAAAACTATATAGGGCTCGTCATACCATTTAACTAAGCTAAATGATTTTTGAAGCTGTTTTTTATTTTTTTGAAGAAAGTTTGTGAAAAAGCTTAATTGGCATTTTTATGACGGTGCGTCGAATCCAAATCTGGTATAGTTAATTGCGATGTATTTTTCTTGATCTTCGGGAACATCCTCTTCAGGAAAGATCGCTTCAACGGGGCATTCTGGCTCACAAGCACCACAGTCTATGCATTCCTCCGGATGGATATAGAGCATTTCGCCATCCTTCAGCATACGCTTTTTGTCATCATCGCTCAATGTATAGCCCTCCTGTGGATAAATGCAGTCGACGGGGCAGACATCAACACAAGAAGTGTCACATGTTCCAATACAAGGTTCAATTATGATGTATGTCAATGGTCCTCCAAATTAGTTTGACAATCGTTAAAATATATATTAGATATATACGACTAAAATAGTCCGATATAAATAATAGTTTATAAAAAATTGGATTTCAAGTGTTAGTGGTGATAGATATTCTAGAAACCAAGCCTGG
This region of candidate division KSB1 bacterium genomic DNA includes:
- a CDS encoding TolC family protein, with amino-acid sequence MLFGTTQLVNGQTQPANPDSALQTILKQLEGSPLPLNEATRHALAYATSVQKANAEYLAARGTVRKEKGFFDPELFFNLNFEDQEQPTASFFSGAPILFTKQMSTQTGLRWDLPIGTELEASLNLIRLKSNSSFAFLNPQYTTFGSVRFRQPLLGGFHISARNQLSLAEQELQAAESRRDQEVLSINAEVERSYWNLYAAERDYAVRKLTLDQGEIFLRETKLQADAGLIGPNQVASARTFLAEQKLLLLEREEQLDQLSDQLASLIGVRPENGMTRFITVDDPPSEFPLVQVDILVQHALQNNSDLKATQKDVEVSRTRAKAAGWEALPKVDLVGSLGGNGLAGTAQDVIFGNDTLRLTRSGGLGEAISQVRKRDFKTWSIGVEVSIPIGFRSGLGEKDRLHAEVILAEQRHIEQARALEEQVRTSHRELFHGRRRLDAAIEGVEAAQEQVRIGLIEFRNGRTTAFELVRLGADFALAQQRYSEALVRTAKAAATLKELTSGKYPGAIRE
- the moeB gene encoding molybdopterin-synthase adenylyltransferase MoeB, yielding MKVTVRIPAPLRRFTDNHPAVIVSADTVKGALKEVDSQYQDLAAHLYGDEGKLRNFVNVYVRGVDIRYLEGMETRLEENDEVMIIPSIAGGKENNSVFEQDDYIRYSRHFSLPEIGLEGQHKLKDSSVLIIGVGGLGSPISIYLAAAGVGHIGLVDFDVVDLSNLHRQILYSSQDVNQPKLKIAKERLESISPKTKVTTFEEPLTSSNAMRIFEDYDIIIDGTDNFPTRYLVNDVCVFQGKPNIYGSIFRFDGQISIFYAKEGPCYRCLYSEPPPPGLVPSCAEGGVLGVLPGIVGCLQATEAIKWIIGAGQSLIGRLLLFDALSMTFREVKLQKDPDCLVCGEHPTVTEPIDYEGFCGVSGTQETIAVPEIYVQEVKQKLDQEEDFLILDVREPWERDIAQISETLFIPMNSVHSRLEELDPSKEIVIHCRTGQRSAAVTQYLIKQGYPRVKNMVGGIKAWTIEVDTSLNMY
- a CDS encoding M67 family metallopeptidase, which encodes MSEKVSTHSEVMEKVIDHAISIYPEECCGFLYGNDIDGIVEVRMAKSMHNERTDKRNRRFLINPEQYLEAEKFADKSGFQLVGVYHSHPDHQAVPSQYDLEMAFPSFLYLIVSVNQESTTDTRWWELSQDRTQFIEVKFINTKVKENKR
- a CDS encoding PLP-dependent cysteine synthase family protein — encoded protein: MSILDLIGNTPMIPITIFSERYPNAKIFGKAEFMNPGGSLKDRPIARMLSQAVARGQLKGNKIILDSSSGNAGIAYAIFGQALGYNVELVIPGNATVERLARIKAHGASVVTTDPLEGYDEAIREVRRRYEKTPDKYYLANQYSNDDNWLAHYESTAEEILNQVPDITHFVGGIGTGGSITGIGRRLHEYNKNLSILSVKPERFPGIEGLKPIGEPEDIVPDILDQTIISQFVPVTSNEARKYCHRLALVGLFVGQSSGAYMAAVEKVLTKEPKACVVTLLNDTGERYFSTGLWEAN
- a CDS encoding ferredoxin family protein, coding for MTYIIIEPCIGTCDTSCVDVCPVDCIYPQEGYTLSDDDKKRMLKDGEMLYIHPEECIDCGACEPECPVEAIFPEEDVPEDQEKYIAINYTRFGFDAPS